The following are encoded in a window of Bacillota bacterium genomic DNA:
- the folB gene encoding dihydroneopterin aldolase yields the protein MAMKDTLICKGMAFYGYHGDVQEEIVLGQKFTVDLELEYDMSELIAEDRISGFGYVEAYQTTRRVVTEERYNLIQKLAERIAEEIFKLKPDCKATVTVIKPGAAASGVMDYAAVRLVREGPAYRA from the coding sequence ATGGCGATGAAGGACACATTGATCTGCAAAGGCATGGCCTTTTACGGCTACCACGGTGACGTTCAGGAGGAAATCGTCCTTGGCCAGAAGTTCACCGTCGACCTGGAGCTCGAGTACGACATGAGTGAGCTTATCGCCGAGGACAGGATAAGCGGCTTCGGTTACGTCGAGGCCTACCAGACGACCAGACGGGTGGTCACCGAGGAGAGGTACAACCTCATCCAGAAGCTGGCCGAACGCATTGCCGAGGAGATCTTCAAGCTGAAGCCTGACTGCAAGGCGACGGTCACCGTGATCAAGCCGGGCGCGGCGGCGAGCGGCGTCATGGATTATGCCGCCGTCCGCCTTGTTCGCGAGGGCCCCGCTTACCGGGCCTGA
- a CDS encoding FAD-dependent oxidoreductase — translation MSVADIIVIGGGPAGLSAATAAASHGARVVVVDEQSVPGGQLSKQIHKFFGSREHWAGTRGLVIGRRLLAEAQAAGVEVRLGQAAYAVYPDTGGGFEVGVYGGEGRATGGRATRLRGRRLIVATGASENPLAFPGWTLPGVMGAGAVQTLVNVHRVRPGKRALMVGSGNVGLIVSYQLLQAGVDVVAVVEAMPRIGGFLVHAGKVKRAGIPILLGHTVVEATGDGRVERAVVARLGEGGQVVTGSERGYDVDTVCLAVGLSPLLELLLLLGVRTDYIPALGGHVPLHDRDQQTSVPGVYAAGDLAGVEEASVAMEEGRLAGLAAAESLGRGSGTAPAALAAAKREVIARLDGLRGGPFGMARREAKARQVAGLSGPAGGADVATAAPPPLSPAVSAVPAVGIPGRDRPVAVIQCPQEIPCNPCETACPRGAITVGTPITNRPTLDVEACTGCGLCLTACPGQAIFLIGRSGDEAKVTFPYEYLPLPEVGQTVTAVDAEGRPLVEARVASIRLTKQADRTCAVTLAVPNEYAGVVRGMLRPGR, via the coding sequence ATGAGCGTCGCCGACATCATCGTCATCGGCGGCGGGCCGGCCGGGCTGTCGGCGGCGACCGCGGCGGCGAGCCACGGGGCGCGGGTGGTCGTCGTCGACGAACAGAGCGTCCCGGGCGGCCAGCTGTCCAAGCAGATCCACAAGTTCTTCGGGTCGCGCGAGCATTGGGCCGGAACGCGGGGCCTGGTGATCGGCCGGCGATTGCTGGCCGAGGCTCAGGCGGCGGGGGTCGAGGTCCGGTTGGGCCAGGCGGCGTACGCCGTCTATCCCGACACGGGTGGCGGGTTCGAAGTTGGGGTTTACGGCGGCGAGGGACGGGCGACCGGCGGACGGGCGACCCGCCTACGCGGCCGGCGGCTGATCGTGGCCACCGGGGCGTCCGAGAACCCGCTGGCCTTCCCGGGCTGGACCCTTCCCGGGGTGATGGGCGCGGGGGCCGTACAGACCCTGGTCAACGTCCATCGGGTGCGGCCCGGCAAGCGGGCCTTGATGGTCGGGTCCGGCAACGTCGGCCTGATCGTCAGCTACCAACTGCTCCAGGCCGGCGTCGACGTGGTCGCGGTGGTCGAGGCGATGCCGAGAATCGGCGGCTTCCTGGTCCACGCGGGCAAGGTCAAGCGGGCCGGGATCCCCATCTTGTTGGGTCACACCGTGGTCGAGGCGACCGGGGACGGCCGGGTCGAGCGGGCCGTCGTCGCCCGGCTCGGCGAGGGCGGTCAGGTCGTCACCGGTAGTGAGCGGGGCTACGACGTGGACACCGTCTGCCTCGCCGTAGGACTCAGCCCGCTGCTCGAGCTGCTCCTCCTGCTGGGGGTCAGGACCGACTACATCCCCGCCCTCGGTGGACACGTGCCCCTGCACGACCGGGACCAGCAGACCTCCGTCCCCGGCGTCTACGCAGCCGGCGACCTGGCCGGCGTGGAAGAGGCCTCGGTGGCCATGGAGGAAGGGCGCCTGGCCGGGCTGGCCGCCGCCGAGAGCCTGGGCCGTGGAAGCGGGACTGCCCCGGCGGCCCTGGCCGCGGCCAAGCGCGAGGTGATCGCCCGCCTCGACGGCCTGCGCGGCGGTCCCTTCGGAATGGCCCGGCGCGAGGCCAAGGCACGGCAAGTGGCCGGGTTGAGCGGCCCGGCCGGCGGGGCCGACGTGGCCACCGCAGCGCCCCCTCCCCTCTCCCCCGCCGTGTCGGCTGTCCCCGCGGTCGGCATCCCCGGCCGGGACCGCCCGGTGGCGGTCATCCAATGCCCCCAGGAGATTCCCTGCAACCCTTGCGAGACGGCCTGTCCGCGGGGGGCCATCACGGTCGGGACGCCCATCACCAACCGACCCACCTTGGACGTCGAGGCCTGCACGGGTTGCGGGCTGTGCCTGACCGCCTGTCCCGGCCAGGCCATCTTCCTCATCGGCCGTTCGGGCGACGAGGCCAAGGTCACCTTCCCTTACGAGTACCTGCCGTTGCCCGAGGTCGGCCAGACGGTGACCGCCGTCGACGCCGAGGGCCGGCCGCTCGTCGAAGCCAGGGTGGCCTCGATCCGGTTGACCAAGCAGGCCGACCGGACCTGCGCCGTCACCCTGGCGGTGCCGAACGAGTACGCCGGGGTCGTCCGAGGTATGCTTCGACCGGGACGGTGA
- a CDS encoding FAD-binding oxidoreductase, whose amino-acid sequence MSDVVIIGAGLVGCAVAARLAEEGFTVTLIDQAEVVAGASGANLSLVLWSDAEPGVSLELTRQAWDEFPAEMASLGEVEFRRLHTLGLVLEGDDPSKVLTGCGHLTAAGFKTEIVDVNAVRELEPAVDTTGVIAGVYQLQAAVNPFRVTLAYADRARAAGAKVLTGARVTGFKLGRNDGTDGAGLARITAAETTAGPVRGGLFILAAGAWTRTLALSAGVDLPEYHIIGEACVTEAVPPLLHGLVGETGSRRVPFELEIAAHDGDGRQLRLVEFAAIQTLSGNLVVGQVSHGGPDLGQGVRPGSLRNLAAGLVRRLPVTRSASIIRAWAKPVPFTPDHQPIIGPVKSRPNLFIASGLKSAFIITPLMSRLIAKYIVSGQAGPLSVFTPDRFEERNHAR is encoded by the coding sequence ATGTCCGACGTCGTCATCATCGGCGCCGGCCTGGTCGGCTGCGCGGTGGCCGCCCGTTTGGCCGAGGAAGGCTTCACCGTAACCTTGATCGATCAGGCTGAGGTGGTCGCCGGAGCCAGTGGCGCCAACCTCAGCCTTGTCTTGTGGAGCGACGCCGAGCCCGGCGTCAGCCTGGAGCTGACCCGCCAGGCCTGGGACGAGTTCCCGGCGGAGATGGCGAGCCTCGGCGAGGTGGAATTCCGACGCCTGCACACCCTCGGCTTGGTGCTGGAGGGCGACGACCCGTCGAAGGTCCTGACCGGCTGCGGCCACCTGACCGCGGCCGGCTTCAAGACCGAGATTGTTGATGTTAACGCGGTCCGCGAGCTCGAGCCGGCCGTCGACACCACGGGTGTGATCGCCGGGGTCTATCAGCTGCAGGCGGCGGTCAACCCGTTCCGGGTGACCCTGGCCTACGCCGACCGGGCCCGGGCGGCCGGAGCCAAGGTCCTTACCGGCGCCCGGGTGACCGGGTTCAAGCTCGGTCGGAACGACGGGACGGATGGCGCCGGGCTCGCCCGGATCACCGCCGCCGAGACCACCGCCGGCCCCGTTCGGGGCGGCCTCTTCATCCTCGCCGCCGGCGCCTGGACGCGGACCCTGGCCCTGAGCGCCGGCGTCGACCTCCCCGAGTACCACATCATCGGCGAAGCCTGCGTCACCGAGGCCGTGCCGCCCTTGCTGCACGGGCTGGTCGGCGAGACCGGCAGCCGGCGGGTTCCCTTCGAACTGGAGATCGCCGCCCACGACGGCGACGGCCGCCAACTGCGCCTGGTCGAGTTCGCGGCCATCCAGACCCTCAGCGGGAACCTGGTCGTCGGCCAGGTCAGCCACGGCGGGCCCGACCTCGGGCAAGGCGTCCGCCCCGGATCGTTGCGGAACCTGGCCGCCGGGCTGGTGCGGCGGCTCCCGGTGACCCGCTCGGCCTCGATCATCCGGGCCTGGGCGAAGCCGGTCCCCTTCACCCCCGACCACCAGCCGATCATCGGGCCGGTCAAGTCGCGGCCCAACCTGTTCATCGCCTCCGGGCTGAAGAGCGCCTTCATCATCACCCCCTTAATGTCACGGCTGATTGCCAAGTACATCGTGAGCGGGCAAGCCGGCCCGCTGTCGGTGTTCACGCCGGATCGCTTTGAGGAGCGGAACCATGCGCGATGA
- a CDS encoding (2Fe-2S)-binding protein has protein sequence MRDDVLVCRCEEVTAGEVRSAIRAGAHTLAAIKKRTRAGMGLCGGRTCARLLARLLAEETGRSMAEIAPPPARPPVRPVPAAVLAEEE, from the coding sequence ATGCGCGATGACGTCCTGGTCTGCCGATGTGAGGAAGTGACCGCGGGTGAGGTCCGGTCGGCCATCCGCGCCGGAGCCCACACCCTGGCGGCGATCAAGAAACGGACCCGCGCGGGGATGGGCCTGTGCGGCGGCCGCACCTGCGCCCGGCTCCTCGCCCGCCTGCTGGCCGAGGAGACCGGCCGGTCGATGGCCGAGATCGCCCCGCCCCCGGCCAGACCGCCGGTGCGGCCAGTGCCCGCGGCCGTCCTGGCCGAGGAGGAGTGA
- a CDS encoding ABC transporter permease codes for MIEPGRTESKRQGPRFSWRGLLAGIVTPVVAVAASLLIGSLVIAALKVNPLVAYGYLFRGAVGNLGQLTGTIVNAIPLIFAGLAVTVAFRGSIFNIGGEGQIYFGALFAILAGTMLKLPPGIHLIVALAAGALGGLLWALIPGYLNAKRGLNEVIVTILMNYIAQWFVAYLVHGPIREPGWNPQSAMVEATARLPILIRGTSLHWGIFIAIAAAILVHLLLTRTGLGFAIRMVGSNREASRYAGINSAQVVILTMCISGALAGLAGATEMLGVRYRLLDGFSPGYGFDAIAVAMVGRTTALGTVLGALFFGALRSGATVMQSGTGLPIVAVYFIQGLVILFMIAGSSVNFFKNLANPKKEVTTGGRSA; via the coding sequence ATGATTGAACCAGGTCGAACTGAGAGCAAGCGTCAGGGGCCGCGCTTCTCGTGGCGCGGACTCCTGGCCGGAATAGTAACCCCCGTCGTGGCCGTTGCGGCTTCCCTGCTCATCGGGAGTCTGGTCATCGCCGCCCTGAAGGTGAATCCGCTGGTCGCCTATGGTTACTTGTTCAGAGGCGCCGTGGGCAACCTCGGGCAACTTACGGGGACCATCGTCAACGCCATTCCCTTGATCTTCGCCGGGTTGGCCGTCACCGTGGCCTTCCGGGGGAGTATCTTCAATATCGGCGGCGAGGGTCAGATCTACTTCGGGGCCCTCTTCGCCATCCTGGCCGGGACGATGCTCAAGCTCCCGCCCGGCATCCACCTCATCGTCGCGCTCGCCGCCGGCGCGTTGGGCGGTCTGCTCTGGGCCCTCATCCCCGGCTACCTCAACGCCAAGCGCGGTCTGAACGAAGTCATCGTGACCATCCTGATGAACTACATCGCCCAGTGGTTCGTCGCCTACCTGGTCCACGGGCCCATCCGTGAGCCGGGCTGGAACCCCCAGAGCGCGATGGTCGAGGCCACGGCCCGCCTGCCGATCCTCATCCGGGGGACCTCGCTGCACTGGGGAATCTTCATCGCCATCGCCGCCGCCATCCTGGTGCACCTCCTCCTCACCCGTACCGGCCTCGGCTTCGCCATCCGGATGGTCGGCTCCAACCGGGAAGCCTCGCGCTACGCCGGAATCAACTCGGCCCAGGTCGTCATCCTGACGATGTGCATCTCCGGAGCCCTCGCCGGGCTGGCCGGGGCCACCGAGATGCTGGGCGTCCGCTACCGGCTCCTGGATGGCTTCTCCCCGGGCTACGGCTTCGACGCCATCGCCGTGGCCATGGTCGGACGGACCACCGCCCTGGGCACCGTCCTGGGCGCGCTGTTCTTCGGGGCTCTGCGTTCCGGGGCCACGGTCATGCAATCTGGGACCGGCCTGCCCATCGTCGCCGTCTACTTCATCCAGGGCCTGGTGATCCTGTTCATGATCGCCGGCTCCTCGGTGAACTTCTTCAAAAACCTGGCCAACCCCAAGAAGGAGGTGACCACCGGTGGAAGGTCTGCTTAG
- a CDS encoding TIM barrel protein: protein MNKRAVCIEDRYLFKELPFKDRFAAAKAAGFDSVEFWSWRELDPDAVGRWAAEAGIEVSGFIGADKGSAIDPDDHELYLRGVAESLDAARRMRATSIYIFSDEIGPGGVVRRVSPALTREEKVASLVRTIGAAADLAAKAGVGLILEPVNSVYVKGYFLDTVAETVKVMKAVGRPEVKMVYDFYHQQLVAGNLIQNLRPALPHVGSIHVADVPGRVEPGLGEINFANLAKEMETLGYRGTILFECNPKTSTLEALRAIETYFPKREI from the coding sequence ATGAACAAGCGTGCCGTTTGCATCGAAGACCGTTACCTGTTCAAGGAACTACCCTTCAAAGACCGTTTTGCGGCCGCCAAGGCGGCCGGGTTTGACTCGGTCGAGTTCTGGTCGTGGCGCGAGCTCGACCCGGACGCCGTCGGCCGGTGGGCGGCCGAGGCCGGGATCGAGGTCAGTGGCTTCATCGGGGCCGACAAAGGTTCAGCCATCGACCCGGACGACCACGAGCTCTACCTGCGGGGCGTGGCCGAATCCCTCGACGCGGCCAGGCGCATGCGGGCCACATCAATCTACATCTTCTCGGACGAGATCGGTCCGGGCGGGGTCGTCCGGCGAGTGAGCCCGGCCCTGACCCGCGAGGAGAAGGTGGCCAGCCTGGTCCGGACCATCGGGGCCGCGGCCGACCTGGCCGCCAAGGCCGGCGTCGGGCTCATCCTCGAGCCGGTCAACAGCGTCTACGTCAAGGGCTACTTCCTCGACACCGTGGCCGAGACCGTCAAGGTCATGAAGGCCGTGGGTCGGCCGGAAGTGAAGATGGTCTACGACTTCTACCATCAGCAGTTGGTGGCCGGGAACCTGATCCAGAACCTGCGGCCGGCCCTCCCCCACGTCGGGTCGATCCACGTCGCCGACGTCCCCGGACGGGTCGAGCCGGGCCTCGGCGAGATCAACTTCGCCAACCTGGCCAAAGAGATGGAGACCCTGGGGTATCGCGGGACGATCCTCTTCGAGTGCAATCCGAAGACCTCGACCCTGGAAGCCCTGCGGGCCATCGAGACCTACTTCCCGAAGCGGGAGATCTGA
- a CDS encoding ABC transporter ATP-binding protein, translated as MDQPLLELRGITKRFPGVLANDHIDLVVGKGEIRALLGENGSGKTTLMNVLYGLYQADAGEIFFEGRPLTVNSPGQAIEAGIGMVHQHFMLVQAFTVTENVILGMKAKREPLLGLAEAEAEVKALSEKYGLKVDPKAKIWQLSVGEQQRVEILKALHRKARLLILDEPTAVLTPQEAEELSTILRSLAAEGRSIIFISHKLNEVMGVSDRVTVLRAGRVIDTVETARTSEAELAKMMVGREVIFRIDKKPADPKEIVLEVDALKAANQKKLPALRGVSLKVRAGEILGIAGVDGNGQHELAECIIGVRRADGGRVSVCGQDIVGLNPRQVAQRGVGVIPADRHHQGLVLNLQLAENIMFGNFYCRPYSHRGFLNLGKMVEIADGLIEDYDIRTPSSAVEVRNLSGGNQQKVVLARELSRSPKLIIAALPTRGLDVGATEFVHRKILDARDRGAAILLISTELEEILTLSDRIAVLYEGEVMGVVPREAADVNELGLMMAGAKRLPEAS; from the coding sequence TTGGATCAACCCTTGCTCGAACTGCGCGGGATCACAAAGCGCTTCCCCGGCGTACTGGCCAACGACCACATCGATCTCGTGGTCGGGAAGGGCGAGATCAGGGCTCTTCTAGGTGAGAACGGCTCAGGCAAGACGACTCTGATGAATGTCCTCTACGGCCTGTACCAGGCCGACGCCGGGGAGATCTTCTTCGAGGGCAGGCCCCTCACGGTCAACTCCCCGGGGCAGGCCATCGAGGCCGGCATCGGCATGGTCCACCAGCACTTCATGCTGGTCCAAGCCTTCACGGTAACGGAAAACGTGATCTTGGGCATGAAGGCCAAGCGCGAACCCCTCCTGGGGTTGGCCGAGGCGGAAGCCGAGGTCAAGGCTCTCAGCGAGAAGTACGGCCTGAAGGTCGACCCGAAGGCCAAGATCTGGCAGCTGTCCGTGGGCGAGCAACAGCGCGTGGAGATCCTCAAGGCCCTCCATCGGAAGGCCCGCCTGCTGATCCTGGATGAGCCCACCGCCGTCCTCACCCCACAGGAGGCGGAAGAGCTGTCCACCATCCTCCGTTCGCTGGCCGCCGAGGGCCGCTCGATCATCTTCATCAGCCACAAGCTGAACGAGGTCATGGGCGTCTCGGACAGGGTCACCGTCCTGAGGGCCGGCCGGGTCATCGACACCGTCGAGACGGCCAGGACCAGCGAGGCCGAACTGGCCAAGATGATGGTCGGCCGGGAAGTGATCTTCCGGATTGACAAGAAGCCGGCCGACCCGAAAGAGATCGTCCTGGAGGTCGACGCCCTCAAGGCCGCCAACCAGAAGAAGCTGCCCGCCCTCCGGGGTGTGTCCCTCAAGGTCCGGGCCGGGGAGATCCTCGGCATCGCCGGCGTCGACGGCAACGGCCAGCACGAACTGGCCGAGTGCATCATCGGGGTCCGCCGGGCCGACGGCGGCCGGGTCAGCGTCTGTGGCCAGGATATCGTCGGCCTGAACCCGCGCCAGGTCGCCCAGCGCGGCGTAGGGGTCATCCCCGCCGACCGCCACCATCAGGGCCTGGTCCTCAACCTGCAACTGGCCGAGAACATCATGTTCGGTAACTTCTACTGCCGACCCTACTCCCACCGTGGCTTTCTGAACCTCGGCAAGATGGTCGAGATCGCCGACGGGCTGATCGAGGACTACGACATCCGCACGCCGTCCAGCGCCGTCGAGGTGAGGAACCTCTCCGGCGGCAACCAGCAGAAAGTGGTCCTCGCCCGGGAACTATCCCGTTCCCCGAAGCTGATCATCGCCGCCCTCCCCACCCGCGGGCTCGATGTCGGGGCAACCGAGTTCGTCCACCGGAAGATCCTCGACGCCCGCGACCGGGGCGCCGCCATCCTCCTCATCTCGACCGAACTCGAGGAAATCCTCACCCTCTCCGACCGGATCGCCGTGCTTTACGAGGGCGAGGTCATGGGGGTCGTGCCTCGCGAGGCGGCCGACGTCAATGAACTGGGCCTGATGATGGCCGGCGCGAAGCGCCTGCCGGAAGCGTCCTAG
- a CDS encoding (2Fe-2S)-binding protein, giving the protein MAMTNADERRIADHPILGPAPARRQVVIFHDGRPIPAYEGEPAAAALEALGILTLRTTARRGEPRGLFCAIGRCTDCVMTVDGVPNVRTCVTPVREGMRVETQRGLGEWRR; this is encoded by the coding sequence ATGGCGATGACTAACGCTGACGAACGGCGAATCGCCGACCACCCGATCCTCGGACCGGCCCCCGCGCGGCGGCAGGTTGTGATTTTTCACGACGGCCGCCCCATCCCCGCCTACGAGGGTGAGCCGGCGGCGGCGGCCCTCGAGGCCCTCGGCATCCTGACCCTGCGGACGACGGCCAGGCGCGGCGAGCCGCGCGGCCTCTTCTGCGCCATCGGACGCTGCACCGACTGCGTCATGACCGTCGACGGCGTGCCCAACGTGCGGACGTGCGTCACCCCCGTGCGGGAGGGCATGCGCGTCGAGACCCAGCGCGGCCTGGGAGAGTGGAGACGATGA
- a CDS encoding BMP family protein, producing MKRVLALSLVLVLALTALLAGCSTKPKEEPKPAKKAAMILSGPVNDGGWNQNAYDGLTALKEKNGFEIAVSENVAQADQVNLLRNYANQSFKYIIANGFEYGDAIKTVAAEFPKVTFIQLGGIEHNGANSNAMLFTSGEAGYAVGVLAGLMTKSNKIGFVGAMDIPSIRADEDNAKVAIKAVNPKATVVDAYVGSWTDIAKGKEAALAQIARGVDVIIANGDAVNHGVAEAVKGTKTTMVGWSRDQAALAPDNILTSVVQSGAPILLDLVGKGEAGQLKGDLYVMGMAEGAQILAPFSKLVPQDVQDKVKKVVQDLKDKKITLIPQK from the coding sequence ATGAAGCGGGTTTTGGCCCTTTCATTGGTCCTCGTCCTCGCCCTCACCGCGCTCCTCGCCGGCTGCTCCACAAAGCCGAAGGAAGAGCCGAAGCCGGCCAAGAAGGCCGCCATGATCCTGTCCGGCCCGGTCAATGACGGTGGCTGGAACCAGAACGCGTACGACGGCCTGACCGCCCTCAAGGAAAAGAACGGCTTCGAGATCGCCGTTTCCGAGAACGTCGCCCAGGCCGACCAGGTCAACCTCCTCCGGAACTATGCCAATCAAAGCTTCAAGTACATCATCGCCAACGGTTTCGAGTACGGCGACGCGATCAAGACCGTCGCCGCCGAGTTCCCGAAGGTCACCTTCATCCAGCTCGGCGGGATTGAGCACAACGGCGCGAACTCCAACGCCATGCTCTTCACCTCCGGTGAAGCCGGGTACGCCGTGGGCGTCCTGGCCGGCCTGATGACCAAGTCGAACAAGATCGGCTTCGTCGGCGCCATGGACATCCCGAGCATCCGGGCCGACGAGGATAACGCGAAAGTCGCCATCAAGGCTGTGAACCCGAAGGCCACCGTGGTCGACGCCTACGTCGGCTCGTGGACGGACATCGCCAAGGGCAAGGAAGCCGCCCTCGCTCAGATCGCTCGGGGCGTCGACGTCATCATCGCCAACGGCGACGCCGTGAACCACGGCGTGGCCGAAGCGGTCAAGGGCACCAAGACCACGATGGTCGGTTGGTCGCGCGACCAGGCGGCCCTGGCCCCGGACAACATCCTGACCTCGGTCGTGCAGAGCGGCGCCCCGATCCTTCTCGACCTCGTCGGCAAGGGTGAGGCCGGCCAGCTGAAGGGCGACCTCTACGTCATGGGCATGGCCGAAGGCGCCCAGATCCTCGCCCCGTTCAGCAAGCTCGTTCCGCAGGACGTCCAGGACAAGGTGAAGAAGGTCGTCCAGGACCTCAAGGACAAGAAGATCACCCTCATCCCGCAGAAGTAA
- a CDS encoding isochorismatase family cysteine hydrolase: MPERCLLVIDMQNDFVGPSAVMRCEGGREIIPGVAALVDGTRAAGVPVIWVVQEHRRQLVDFGRELDGSPVHCVEGTPGVELAEPLRRRPDDFIVVKRRFSSFLGTDLDLLLHGLGVRELWVSGCATDGCVRSTVADGHQLGYRVRLVRDCVAGATVRRHEAALEYLGSLQPGMLATAEQALAAFRQERGQSQGQSPGQGQGA, translated from the coding sequence ATGCCTGAACGTTGCCTGCTGGTCATCGACATGCAGAATGACTTCGTCGGCCCGTCGGCCGTGATGCGCTGCGAGGGCGGCCGGGAGATCATTCCCGGCGTGGCCGCCCTGGTCGACGGGACTCGGGCGGCCGGCGTGCCGGTCATCTGGGTGGTCCAGGAACACCGGCGGCAGCTGGTCGACTTCGGTCGCGAGCTCGATGGGTCGCCGGTCCACTGCGTCGAAGGAACGCCGGGGGTCGAGCTGGCCGAGCCCCTGCGGCGTCGGCCCGACGACTTCATCGTCGTCAAGCGCCGCTTCTCCTCGTTCCTCGGAACCGACCTGGACCTGCTGCTGCACGGCCTGGGGGTCAGGGAGTTGTGGGTCTCCGGATGCGCCACCGACGGCTGCGTCCGGTCGACCGTGGCCGACGGGCACCAGCTCGGCTACCGGGTGCGGCTCGTCCGCGACTGCGTCGCCGGGGCGACCGTGCGGCGTCACGAGGCCGCCCTGGAATACCTCGGCTCGTTGCAGCCCGGGATGCTGGCGACCGCGGAGCAAGCCCTGGCGGCCTTCCGCCAGGAGCGGGGCCAGAGCCAGGGCCAGAGTCCTGGCCAGGGCCAGGGGGCTTAG
- a CDS encoding ABC transporter permease, whose protein sequence is MEGLLRVLLSTDFYYGSIRMSAPLILAALGGIFSERAGVLSLGLEGMMLTGALAGFLGSFYTGSPWIGLLYAAVAGGLFALVYAAACITFKANQVVAAVGLNILANGITGLIFRGAFGITQDLKQATAFQAVPIPGLSQIPVIGPILFNHLVPVYLAFLLVPAVIFVLYRTSWGLKLRSVGENPLAADTLGVKVSVMRYQGVVISGVLAALGGALLSIGFINTFIEGMTAGRGFVAFAAVIFGKWTPIGAFLSALLFGAADALQLRIQALGLPIPYQIMILFPYLLALVALVFSGRSQSPAALGSPYEKSGGS, encoded by the coding sequence GTGGAAGGTCTGCTTAGAGTCCTGCTGTCAACGGACTTCTACTACGGCTCCATCCGCATGTCCGCGCCGCTGATCCTGGCGGCCTTGGGCGGCATCTTCAGTGAGCGGGCCGGCGTCCTCAGCCTCGGGCTGGAAGGGATGATGCTCACCGGGGCGCTGGCCGGTTTCCTGGGGTCGTTCTATACCGGCAGCCCGTGGATCGGGCTCCTGTACGCGGCCGTCGCCGGCGGTCTGTTCGCCCTGGTCTACGCCGCCGCCTGCATCACCTTCAAGGCCAACCAGGTGGTCGCCGCCGTCGGTCTGAACATCCTCGCCAACGGCATCACCGGGCTCATCTTCCGCGGCGCCTTCGGCATCACCCAGGACCTCAAGCAGGCCACGGCCTTCCAGGCGGTGCCCATCCCGGGCCTCTCGCAGATCCCGGTCATCGGCCCGATCCTCTTCAACCACCTGGTCCCGGTGTACTTAGCCTTTCTCCTCGTCCCCGCGGTCATCTTCGTGCTCTACCGAACCTCCTGGGGTCTCAAGCTCCGCTCGGTGGGCGAGAACCCGCTGGCCGCCGACACCCTCGGGGTCAAGGTCTCGGTCATGCGCTATCAGGGAGTCGTCATCTCCGGCGTCCTGGCGGCCCTGGGCGGGGCGCTCCTGTCGATCGGGTTCATCAACACCTTCATCGAGGGAATGACCGCCGGTCGTGGGTTCGTGGCCTTCGCCGCCGTCATCTTCGGCAAGTGGACGCCCATCGGCGCCTTTCTCTCGGCCCTGCTGTTCGGCGCGGCCGACGCCCTGCAGCTGAGGATCCAGGCCCTCGGCCTGCCCATCCCGTATCAGATCATGATCCTCTTCCCCTACCTGCTGGCCCTGGTCGCCCTGGTCTTCTCCGGCCGGTCGCAATCGCCGGCGGCTCTGGGCAGTCCTTACGAAAAATCGGGGGGTTCCTGA
- a CDS encoding flavodoxin family protein, giving the protein MVKILGISGSPRKSGTEYMVQECLKAAEEIPGVTTEFITLRGKRIGFCLHCDRCIREDKLWCPANEKDDLKEIYPKFIEADGYILGSPVYQMNMSGQLLTFLNRMRPMWKLVKDGAFKTRVGGAIVVGGTRHGGQENALEAILNFYKTMGIIPVTGGPWGYNGGAVWSQDKKELGVREDEVGMATVRVMGRRVGEVTSLIAAGKSVYALTPNLKG; this is encoded by the coding sequence GTGGTCAAGATCCTTGGAATTAGCGGCAGTCCGCGCAAGTCCGGCACCGAGTACATGGTCCAAGAATGCCTGAAGGCGGCCGAGGAGATCCCCGGGGTGACAACCGAGTTCATCACCCTGAGGGGTAAGCGAATAGGCTTCTGCCTTCACTGCGACCGCTGCATCCGTGAAGACAAGCTGTGGTGTCCGGCGAACGAAAAGGACGATCTGAAAGAGATCTATCCGAAGTTTATCGAGGCCGATGGGTACATCCTCGGCTCCCCGGTTTACCAGATGAACATGTCCGGGCAGCTGCTGACCTTCCTCAACCGCATGCGCCCAATGTGGAAGTTGGTCAAGGACGGTGCCTTCAAGACGCGCGTCGGCGGAGCTATCGTGGTTGGCGGCACTCGCCACGGCGGCCAGGAGAATGCGCTGGAGGCGATCCTCAACTTCTACAAGACCATGGGCATAATCCCGGTCACCGGCGGTCCGTGGGGCTACAACGGCGGGGCCGTCTGGTCCCAGGACAAGAAGGAACTGGGGGTTAGGGAAGACGAGGTCGGCATGGCGACGGTGCGGGTAATGGGACGTCGGGTTGGCGAAGTGACCAGCCTGATTGCCGCGGGCAAGTCAGTTTACGCGCTGACGCCCAACCTTAAGGGATAA